In Oxalobacteraceae bacterium OTU3CINTB1, the sequence CTGATCGGCGCGCTGCAAAGTGCTGCCCAATACGATGGGCAGGATCGGCAGCACGCAGGGAGAGGCGATGGTCAGCACGCCGGCGAGCGTCGCCAGCGGCAGTTCGATAAGGTTGTTCATGGCTTGCCCTCCTGTTTTGGAAGACTCCATTTAACCGGTGCGGTGTGTATCGGCTGTGTCCAAAACCACGGCTTTTGCAATGTTGTGTGTACAGGGTCGATCCGGATACACTGGGATACAAAGCGGGTAATGGAGCCCTCTTTCACGGGTTAAGATGCGTCCATGGAAAATACAGACCACATCCTCATCGTCGACGACGACCGCGAAATCCGCGAGCTGCTGGCCGCTTATCTGGAAAAGAACGGCATGCGTGCCACCGTGGCGGCGAACGGCCGCCAGATGCGCGCGCTGTTGGAACAACAGAACTTCGATCTGCTGGTGCTGGACCTGATGCTGCCCGGCGAGGACGGCCTGACCCTCTGCCGCGAACTGCGCGCCAGCAAATGGCGCGCCCTGCCCGTGCTGATGCTGACCGCGCGCGGCGAGGAGACCGACCGTATCGTCGGTTTGGAGATGGGCGCCGACGATTACCTGACCAAGCCTTTCGCGGTGCGCGAGCTGTTCGCCCGGATCCGCTCCGTGCTGCGCCGCGCGCGCATGCTGCCGCCGAATATGCAGGTCGACGAGCCGGGGCAGTTCATCACCTTTGGCGAATGGAGGCTGGACACCGTCGGCCGCCACCTGCTGGACCGCGCCGGCACGGTGGTCTCGCTGAGCGGCGCCGAATACCGGCTGCTGCGCGTGTTCCTCGACCATCCGCGCCGAGTGCTCACGCGCGACCAGCTGCTCAACCTCACGCAAGGGCGCGACGCCGACAGTTTCGACCGCTCGATCGACCTGCTGGTGAGCCGCCTGCGCCAGCGGCTGTTGGACGACGCGCGCGAGCCGCGCTACATCAAAACCCTGCGCAGCGAAGGCTATGTGTTCTCCTCCGAGGTCGATCTCGGAGGCGCGGCATGACCAGGCTGCATTGGCCACGCACGCTGTTCACGCGCCTGACGCTGATCCTGTTCATCGGCCTGGCCGCGGCGCATGCGATGTCATACTGGCTGATCGTCAGCGAACGGCGCGAAGCGACCACCGGTTTGATGCTCGGCTATCTGGAGCAGGACGTCGCCAGTTCGGTGGCGTTGCTGGATCGTCTGCCCGCTAGTGAACGGTCCGAATGGTTGCCACGGCTGGAGCGCCGCAGTTATCGATTTTCACTGGGACCGGGCGACACTGGCCATGCGCCGGACACCGAGCTGTCGAAGCGGGCCGCCGCCTCGTTCGTCAAGTCCATCGGCAAACAGTACCCCGTCACGGCAAGCGCCGTGCCGGGGCACCCCAACCGCGTGCAGGCGCATGTGACGCTAAGCGATGGGACAAAGCTGATCATCGACATGCGTCCGAACGGCCTGCCGATTCCGGCGTGGCTGCCGACGGTGCTGCTGTTGCAGCTCGCGTTGCTGGCGGTGGTCACATGGTATGGCGTGCGGCTGGCGACCCGCCCGCTGGCACAACTCGCCGACGCAGCCGACCGTCTGGGACCCGATCTCAATGCCGACCCGGTCGCCGAAGATGGGCCGCTGGAGGTGGCACGCGCGGCGCGCGCCTTCAACGCCATGCAGGACCGCATCGGCGCGCATCTGAACGAGCGCACGCAGATCCTGGCGGCGATTTCGCACGACCTGCAAACGCCGATCACGCGCATGCGCATGCGCGCCGACATGATGGATGACGACATCCAGCGCGAGAAAATGAACCGCGATCTGATCGAGATGGAGATGCTGGTGCGCGACGGCGTGGCTTATGCGCGCACGCTGCACGGCACGTCGGAAGCGGCGTGCCGTGTCGATCTGGACTCGCTGCTGGGTAGCCTGGTTGGGGACTATCTGGATGGCGGCCATCCAGTCAAACTGGAAGGCCAAACCGGCGCGTCGGTGGTCACCCGCCCGCACGCGCTACGCCGGGTGCTGGGCAACTTGATCGACAACGCACTGAAGTACGCCGGATCGGCGGACCTGCATGTCGATAGCGCCGATGGACAATTGACGATCCGCGTGCGCGATCACGGCACCGGCATCCCCGACGATGAATTGGACAACGTCATGCAGCCGTTCTACCGCCTCGAAGCCTCGCGCAACCGCGACACCGGCGGCACGGGCCTTGGCCTGGCGATAGCGCGTCAGCTGGCGCAAGCGATCGACGCCACGCTCACCCTGCGCAACCATCCCAAAGGCGGCCTCGAAGCCACCCTCACTGGGGTCAAGTCTGACATTCAGACACGACCTCTTCCCTAAAGGCGCCCTGCTCATGGGCTCGTGTCCAAATGACAGACTTGACCCCGGAGTTAGTCGGCCAGCTTGACCATTTCGCGGTACAGGTCGGCCTTGCCTTCGAAGCCGATGCCCGGCAGTTCCGGCAGCATGATGTGGCCGTTCTCGACCTTGACGCCGTCCGGGAAGCCGCCGTATGGCTGGAACAGGTCGGGGTACGATTCGTTGCCGCCCAGGCCCAGCCCGGCGGCGATGTTGAGCGACATCTGGTGGCCGCCGTGCGGGATGCAGCGCTTTGGCGACCAGCCGTGCTCGCGCAGCATGTCGAGCGTGCGCAGGTATTCGACCAGGCCGTAGCTGAGCGCGCAATCGAACTGCAGCCAGTCGCGGTCGGCGCGCATGCCGCCGTAGCGGATCAGGTTGCGCGCGTCCTGCATCGAGAACAGGTCTTCGCCTGTCGCCATGGGATTCTTGTAGTAGTTGCGCAAGGTCGCCTGCAGTTCGAAATCGAGCGGGTCGCCCGGCTCCTCGTACCAGAACAGGTCGTACTGCGACAGCGCCTTGGCGTACTGGATCGCGGTGTCGAGGTCGAAGCGGCCGTTGGCGTCGACCGCCAGCTTCTGGCCGTCCTGCAGCACGCTCAGCACCGAATCGATGCGGCGCAGATCCTCGTCCAGCGAGGCGCCGCCGATCTTCTTCTTGACCACCGTGTAGCCGCGGTCGATGTAGCTGCGCATCTCGTCCTTGAGCTTGTTGTGGTCCTGGCCCGGATAGTAGTAACCGCCGGCGGCGTAGACGAAGATGTTGCGGTCGGCCTTGCCGTCGCCGTAGCGGTCGGCAAGCAGCTGGAACAGCGGCTTGCCTTCGATCTTGGCGACCGCGTCCCATACAGCCATGTCGATGGTGCCGATCGCCACCGAACGCTCGCCGTGCCCGCCCGGCTTTTCGTTGGTGAACATGCAGTTCCAGATCTTGTGCGGGTCCAGGTTGTTGCCGCTGTCGTCGATCAGGCTTTGCGGATCGGCTTCGAGGATGCGCGGGATGAAGCGCTCACGCATCAGCTTGCCTTGGCCGTAGCGGCCGTTCGAGTTGAAGCCATAGCCGATCACCGGCTTGCCGTCGCGGATGACGTCGGTCACCACCGCCACCAGGCTCAAGGTCATCTTGCTGAAGTCGATGTAGGCATTGCGGATCGGGGAGCTGATCGGGACGGTTTTTTCGCGGATTTCAACAATTCTCATGGTAAGTCTCCTGGGGTGGGGCGCTGAACTGAGCCAATAACATCAGCTTACTCTTAAATTTAACTGCTAATATTCACTTCAATTTAATCCTTTATTCACTTTAAATGAAAATTGAGACCGCACCCGATCTGGCGTTTTTCGTGCTGCTGGCGAAATTGGGCAGCATGTCGGCCACCGCCCGCGAACTGGGCGTCACGCCGCCGGCCGTCACCAAGCGCCTCAGCCTGATGGAGCAAAAGCTCGGCGTGCGGCTGGTCAACCGCACCACGCGGCGCATCAGCCTGACCAACGAGGGGGAGACGTATCTGGCGCAGTCGACGCAGATCCTGCACCAGATACGCGAGATGGAGGAATCGATTTCCAGCGGCCGCGCCGCGCCCAAGGGACTGCTGCGCGTGAACGCCACGCCAGGCTTCGGCCGTACCCGTATCGCGCCGATGGTCTCGCGCTTCGCGCACGCGTATCCTGAGGTGGAGGTGGAACTGCATCTGACCGACCGGCCTATCAGCTTGGTGGAGGAGGCCTACGATCTGGCGATCCGCTTCGGCGAACTGCCGGACACCCGCCTGACCGCGCGCAAGCTGATGTCGAACAAGCGGTTTTTGTGCGCGTCGCCGGCGTATCTGAAAAAAGCCGGCGAGCCGCAAACCCCGGCCGAACTGCACCAGCACCGCTGCATCCTGCACCGCCAAAACGACGACGTCTACGGCACCTGGAGGCTACAGAAAGGCAAAGCGGTGGAGCTGGTGAAGGTGCGCGGCGCGGTCTCGAGCAACGACGGCGACATCGTGATGAACTGGGCGCTGGACGGCCACGGAATCGTCCAGCGCTCCGAGTGGGATGTGGCGAAGTACCTCGAGAGCGGCCGCCTGAAGGAAATCATGAAGGACTACAGGCTGCCGGACGCGGATCTTTACCTGTACTACCTTAGCCGCAGCAACCTGCCGGCCAAAGTCCGCGCGTTCATCGACTTCCTCGTCGAGGAGTTCAGCCCCGCTTGACCGTGAACGAAGCCGCGATCAGAACGCGTAACGAATACCTGTGGCCACGCCCGACTGGTTCAGGCCCTGCCCTACCGTGCCGCCGACGTCGAGCGGGATCGCGGCCCGGCCGGAGTTGTTCATCCGTCCAAGCAGGCAGTAGACCGCCGTTCGCTTCGACAGGGAGTACGTCAGGCGCAGCGAGGCCAGGGTCGAGTCGCTGTCGCTACCCTTGACCGCCAACCGCGATAGCTGCGCATCCAGCGTGAACTTCGGCGTCAGCGGATAGCTGCCGCCCAGGTAGTACAAGTTCGATTCGAGGTCGTTGACGCGCGTGGCGGCCACCCGCTTGCGCGCGATGATGCCGCTGCCAAGGCGCAGCTTCCCGACCATCGCATAGCCGTTCAAAGTGATGCGGCGGTCGTTGCTGTCGCTGGTGGTCAGTCCCGCCGCCGCACCGGTGTTACCGTACATGATGTCGTAGCTGACAGTGGCGCCCAGGCGATCGTTGTCGTAGCCCAGCATGGCGGTCGCCTGGCGGCAGGCTTTCGCGTCGCCGGCCACCTCGCCGGGACAATTGGTGGCCGGCGGCCCGCCGGCGGCCGAGCCGTCGCGCCCGAAACTGTAGGTGGCGCCGGCCGTGAAATCGCCGAAATTACCGAGATAACCGATCGCATTGTCGCTGCGGGCGTTGGGAATGTAGGGATCGATGCTCCCCAGGCTGAACAGGTTGGGGCCCAGCACGTCCGACTTGGCGACCGCGATGGACGTCATGTTCACTTGCCGGCCGAGCGTCAGCGTGCCGTAGGCGCCCCTCAGGCCGACGGAGGCTTGGCGGCCGAACAGCCGGTCGCCCTGCCCCATCAATCCGTTGTCGACATGCAGGCCCGCCTCCAGCGTGAACACCGCCTGCAAGCCGCCGCCGAGGTCTTCGACGCCACGGAAACCGACCCGCGACGGCATGCTGCCAGTCAGCGTGGGCATCTTGGCGATGGCGTCGCCGGCCGCGTTGGCGTTGGTGGTGTAGACCACGCCGCTATCGAGCAAGCCATAGATATTCACGCTGCTTTGCGCCATCGCCCCGTGGGTGGAGAGGCTGCCGAAGCAGGCGAAGGCGCAAGCGTATGCTGTCTTGTTCATTACATCGTATCCAATATCGTTGGTGTGAGCCTCCTTGCACATTTCGCGACGAGTGGCGAAATAATTGTACAGTACAAACAATGACTTGGATACAAAACATGAACCTAGGATAACTCATATTATCCAAAAGACATCTTCGTGATTAGTCCGGCGACAAGGGTACCTTACACAACATTACGATTCTCATATACTTTCAACCCTGCATGCGACCGCCACGCATGCATGGCGGCGCTGGTGCATCCGCTAGTTTTTAGTGAACGAGAAGTCGTCGACATTGATCCAGTTGCCGGCGTTCGCCACCTGGTACATGCCGATGGTGGCCTTGCCGTTGGTGACCTGGATGTTGGGTATCGTGACCTGCGTCCAGTTCGGGATCGCCCTGTTGATGCTCGACACGAGCTCGGCGCCGCCGAAGTTTTTCACATAGACGCGGGCGATGCTCTGCCCGCCGCTGCTTTTCACCCAGGCGCTGAGCGTGTAGGTCCCGTTCGGCAGTCCCGTCAAATCCTGGTAGCGGCTGGCCGAGTACGCGGCGGTGTAATACTGCTCGGCGTTCCAGCGCCCGGTATGCCCGCGCAGCAAATTGTTATTCGGATCGGCGTCGGTCAGATTGGTCCACGTGGTCCAGCCGGCCAGCGCGTTCTGGCGCACCCGGTCCGCTTCGAAACTCGGATTAATGGCGTAGTTGTTGCCCGCGCCGACAGTCCACGTCCCCGTCGCCGCGTCCAGGTTGAACTGGCTCAGCGAATTGAAGCGCGGCGTGGCGCCGTTGAACGACAGCGGCACCCACTGGTTGTAGCCGATGCCGTTGCCGGCGAAATCGCCCCAGCGGTCGCCCGCATACAGCACCGTGCTGGCCGCGCTGCCGTTGACCTGAATGAAGAAGCCATTCTGCGACACATGCGAGAAGTCGCCCTGCGAACCGTCCAGCACGAATTCGGCCGTGTAGGGACCATTGATCGCGTTGGCGGAGCGGCAGTAGGTTTGCGACGCGTTCCATCCGTGCAAATCGGACGAGCAGAAGTAGTACACCCCGGCATGCTTGAACAAGGCGTTGCCCTCGCGGCCGGCGCTGTTCAGTGCGATATTGACGGCGGGCTCGATATACAACGAATCGGACGCGCGTATCCGCGCCACGTATGAGCGCGCGCGGCCGTTGGCGTTGCTGAAGATCAGATACGACGAGCCGTCGTCATCCGTGTAGATCGTCTGGTCGCCGGTGGCAGGCGTGACCACGTTGGTGATCTGCGGCTGGATGTGGTCGAACACGAAGGGGCCGACCGGCGTGCTGCTGGTGGCGAACAGCACGCCGCTGCCCAGCGTCGGCGACCAGATCTGCGAGAGCAGCACGTATTTATTGGTGTTCTTGTTGTAGACCACGCCCAGGCGGCCGATCCAGTTGCCCGATTCCCACGGCCCGCCGACCGGCCCGGTGGATGCGGCGTTGCCCTCGAACTTCCAGCTGGCGAGATCGGTCGATGAATAGACGGTAATCGCGTTGAAGCCGGTGTTGCTGTTGGAGGACACCGGATTGGCCGCGTACGTCACCGCCCCGTCGTATTTGACGCCGTACCAGTAATAAGTCGCGCCGACCTTGAGGATGCCGCCGCCCTGCGAATAGATCGGGTTGTTGTTGGTGTCACGCCAGAACGTATCGTTCTTGATCAGTTTGGGCGCGGCCTGCGCCGGTGAAATTAACATTGCCGCCACGGCGGCAACCGCCATGCAGCGGCCCATCAAAGCCAGAAAAGTCGTCATTGTCGTTCTCCAAGAAATAAAACAGTTCGAAATGCACGACCCGGCCACGCGGGCTTTGAACGCTCCTCGTTCAGTGCATTGACCGACTGTAATAGTTCGACAACGGGTTCCTGCTCAATCTTGTGATTTTTTGTCGATTGTCGCCAGCTCAATACCGCGCGAACGCGGCCGCGAACGCCTGCGCCGCGCCGGCCACGCGTGCCGCGCCCACGTCGAAGGTGCAATGACGCAGCGCGGGTGCCGGCGCCAGCTCCGCCTTGGCCAATGCCAGCTCGGCGCGCAAGGCGCTCTGCATGCCGTCCAACATCACCGCCGGCATGTCGAGCGCGGCGTTGTCGGTGTGGCCGGCGTCGAGCACGCTGGGCGCGAAGGCCATCGAGCGGGCTCCATGGCGAATCGCCTCGCGCATGGCGACGCGGGTGGCCTGGCGCAGCCGTTCCGCGTCCAGCGTGGCCGGATCGCCCAGCCCGATCACCAGCACCGCGCGCGGCGGCATGCCCGGCGGCGGCGACGCGATCAACATGGTTTCCATCGGCTGCGCGCGGAAGGCGCCGGCGGCGCGCATGCGGGTCAGGTGGCCGCCCAGCGCCTGGTCCAGTCCCAGCAGTCCGCCGGCAATGGGCGCGCCATCGACTTCGTGCTCGAACATGCAAGCGACGCTGAAGTCGACATCGGCATAGGCCGGCCCCCAGGCGACCACGTCGAAGACGACCCCATCGGTGGTGCCGATCGGCAAGCGTACGGGCGTGGAAGTTGCGGCGTGGTCGGTGGCGGTCATGGTTCGGTCTCGATATTGGCGAAAGGCCCGATCTTACCGCCGCGACGCACCGTACCGAACCCGCCAAAAGGCAGGGAAAACGGAAAAATCAGCCCTTGCGGACACCGGCGATTCGCCCTGCCGCGACCGGATTGTCACGCTGCGGCCGGCGTCCCGTCGGCGCAGGCGCCCGGCGCCAGGATCGCACTGGCGATCACCCCGAACAGGTGGTCCGCGCGGGCGGCCAGCGAGGGTTGATCGTTGAGCCATCCGAGCGCGCCGACCAGCGCGAACAGATCGGCGCCGTCGATGTCGGCACGCGCCTCGCCCTCGGCCTGCGCGCGCGCCAACAGCCGGGTGCCAGATGCCTTCATCGTCACGCACGAGGCGTGCAGCGCCGAATCCGGATCGTCAATGGCCGCCGTCATCGACGCGATCACACCGCGATGGTCATGGGCGATGGAGACGATCTCGCGCAACCACGCAACCAGCGCGGCGCCGGGCGAGTCAGAGGAATCGAGTTCTCCTGCCCGGACGGTCAGCCGATCGAAGATTTTTCCCAGCAGCGCGGCGAGCAGCGCTTCCCGCGTCGGAAAGTGACGGTAAAGCGTGCCGATGCCGACGCCGGCCCGGCGGGCGATATCGCGCATTGACGCCTCGGCGCCCTGCTCGGCGACGACCTCGCGTCCGACTTCAAGCAAGTGATCGTAATTTTTCTGAGCGTCAGCGCGCATGGTTCCCACTTGACAAACGGAGCAATGCTCCATATATTGTAAATAAGCGGAGCGATGCTCCGCATATAGGGAGCACTGTTCCGGTAACAACCCCTATTCTTGACGAAGGATTAAGCGATGTCAAATAACACGATGAAAGCGATTCGGCTGCACGCGTTCGGCGGCCCCGAGGTACTGCGCTACGAAGACGCACCGAAACCACAACTAAAAGCAGGCGAGCTGCTGGTTCGCGTCCACGCGGTAGGCATCAATCCGCCGGACTGGTACCTGCGCGACGGCTACCGCTCGTTGCCGCCTGAGTGGCAACCACCGGTGGCGCTGCCGGCCATTCCCGGCACCGACATCTCCGGCGTAGTCGAAGCGGTGGCGCCGGACGTGACTGGTTTCGCCATCGGTGACGAGGTGTTCGGCATGGTGCGCTTCCCAAGCTTCGGCGATAGCGCCGCGTATGCCGAGTACGTGGCCGCGCCTGAGTCGGACCTGGCGCGCAAGCCGGCCGGCATCGACCACGTTAGCGCAGCGGCGGCACCGATGGCCCTGCTGACGGCATGGCAGTTCCTGATCGCGCTGGGACACAACCATCCAAACCCGCTGCAACCGCAACGTCATGTCCCGGTACCGCTCGAAGGCAAAACGGTGCTGGTTAACGGCGCCGCCGGCGGCGTGGGCCATTTCGCGGTGCAGTTGGCGAAGTGGCGCGGCGCCCGCGTGATCGCGGTGGCCTCGGGCGGACATGAATCATTCCTGCGGGACTTGGGCGCCGACGAATTCATCGACTACACGAAAGTGAAACCAGAAGGCGCCGTGCAGGACGTCGACCTCGTGCTCGACACCGTCGGCGGTGCCGCCACGGGCCGCTTCCTGCGCACGCTCAAGCGCGGCGGCGCCTTGTATCCGGTGTACCCGCTGGGATACACCGGCGCCGACGAGGCGGCCAAGGCCGGCTTCACGGTGTCGACGACGCAAGTGCGCTCGAGCGGCGCGCAACTGGCCGAGCTGGCCACCCTGCTCGACGCCGCGGCCATCCGCGTGGCCATCGACAGCACCTTCCCGCTGGCCGAAGCACGCGCCGCGCACGAACGCGCAGCCAACGGGCACATCCGGGGCAAGATCGCACTGACGGTAGCCGCCGCATGAAGATCCTGCATGGCACGACGGCATGGTTCGACATGGTAGGGGCGCTGATGAAGGACGCCGCCGCGCAGGCGGCGCTGCCCGCCGACTTCAACGTCAGTTTGGTGGAGCGCTATACCGACGGGGTCCAGCTCGGCGCGGGGCTGGCGCAAGGACTGCGCTTCGAGATCGTCGGCGGCAAACCGTCTTTCCGGCTCGGGGCGGGACCAAACGAACAGGCGGACATCACTGTCGAGGTCACCGTGGCCGGCTCGCGCCAGCTCAACACCTTGCACGGCGCCGACCCGCGCTTTTCCGCCGCGCTGGCCAAGCTGCAAAGCACCGGTCAACTGAAAATCGATGGCGACCTGGCACGCCTCGGCGGATGGTTCGACGGCGTGCATGACCAGATCGTCCAGCGCACCCGATAGTACAACCTGGCGGCGGCCTCAGTCCCCGACCTTGATCACGATCTTGCCGAACGGGCCGCGCGCCAGGTGCTCGAAAGCCTGCACGGCGTCCTCGAACGCATATACCTTGTCGATGACGGGCTTGATGCCGTGCTGCTCCAGGAAAGGAATCATGCGGTCGAACGACGTGCGGGGCGCCACCGCGATGCCCCGGATCGTCGTTTGACGGAAAATCACCCGCATCAGCTGGAGTTGCGTGGTCTGGCCGGTGAGGAAGCCGACCTGCGCGATCACGCCGGCGGCCTTGGTCGCCCGCACCGACGCCAGAGTAAGGCATCGTTTTACCCTACCGTCAGAACACCTGGCGCGTCGGCCGCAGCACGATCTCATTGATGTCGACATCGGCCGGCTGCTCGATCGCGTAGGCGACCGCGCGCGCCACCGACGATGCGGGAATGGCTTGCTTGTAAAAGTCCATCACCGTTTCCGCCGCCGTGCCCGAGGTGCTGTGTTTCAGATCGCTGTCGACGGCGCCCGGCGCGATCGATGTCACGCGGATCTGGTCGCCCACTTCCTGGCGCAGTCCTTCGGTAATGGCCGAAACGGCGAACTTGGTGCCGGAATAAACCGTTCCGCCCGGCGCGAAGACCTTGATGCCGGCCACCGAGCTGAGGTTGATGATGTGGCCGCCCTGCTGCGCGAGGAAGCGTGGCAGCACGGCGGCGATGCCGTACAACGTCCCCTTGAGGTTGACGTCGATCATCGCGTCCCACTCGTCGGTATTGACCTCGGACATGGGCCGGATCGGCATCAGTCCCGCGTTGTTGATCAGCACGTCCAGCTTGCCGAAATCGGCGACTGCGGCTGCCACCACGGCCTCGACCTGTTGCTTGTCGGTGACGTCGAGGCTGTAGGCTTTGGCGGTGCCGCCAGCCGCTTCAATTTCAGCCACGACCTGGTCCAGCTTGTCCTTGCGGCGCGCGGCGATCGCCACTTTGGCGCCACGGCTCGCCAGCAGGCGCGCCACCTCGGCGCCGATGCCGGTGCTGCCGCCGGTGATCAGCACTACTTTGTTTGCGATATTGTCGTTCATGATTATTCCTTGTTGGTTGTGATGGAGGTTGTTTCGGCAAACGCCGGGTAGTCTGTGTAGCCCTGCTCCGCACCGCCGTACATCGTCGCCGGATCGACCGCGTTCAGCGGCCAGTCGTTGGCGATGCGCGCCGGCAGGTCCGGGTTGGCGATGAACGGCCGGCCGAACGCGATCAAATCAGCCAGTCCTGTTTCCAGCAAGCGCTCGCCGCGCTCGGCCGTGTAGCGACCGGCGTAGACGATGCGGCCGCTGAAGGCTTGCCGCACCTCGCGCCGAAATTGCTCGGGCAGGTCGGGCGCGTGGTCCCAGTCCGCCTCGGCGATCGACAGGTAGCCAACGCTGGCCTGCTCCAGCACCTTGATGGCCTCGATGTAGGTGGCGTGCGGATCGTCTTCGACGAAGCCGATATAGACGCGGTCCTCGTCGGTGCTGGTGAACAGTGGCGTGAAGCGCACGCCCATGCGTTCCGGCCCCACGACGGCAGCGACGGCATCCACGACTTCGCGCAGGAAGCGCAGGCGCTTCTCCAGCGAGCCGCCGTATTCGTCGGTGCGCGTGTTGGCGTGGCCGGAAATGAACTGGTTGACCAGGTAGCCGTTGGCGGCATGGATCTCGACGCCGTCGAAGCCTGCTTCGAGCGCATTACGCGCCGCCTGGGCGTACAACTTGACCAGCTCCGCGATCTCGGCCACGCTCAATTCGCGCGGCACGGAAGGCGCCACCAGCGTGCCGGCGCCGGGACCGGTTTCGATGAAGGCTTTAGCATTCAGCGCCGGCAAGGCGGACGGCGCGACAGGCGCGGCGCCACCGGGTTGCAGCGCCGTGTGCGAGACGCGTCCGACATGCCACAGCTGCGCGTAGATCACGCCGCCTTCGGCATGGACCGCGCGGGTCACCTTGCGCCAGCCGGCGATTTGCGCCGGGCTGTAGATGCCCGGCGTCCAGGCGTAACCCTGGCCGCGCGGCTCGATCTGCGTGCCCTCGCTGACCATGAAACCGGCGCTGGCGCGCTGGCTGTAGTACTGCGCCATCAGGTCGGTGGGAACGTCGCCGGGTTGGGCGGCGCGCTGGCGCGTCAGCGGCGGCAAGACGATGCGGTTGGCCAGCTGGTGGCGTCCCAATGTGACGGGTTCGAGGAGTTTTTTGTTATTCACTGTGTGCCTTTGATTGGATGTTGTTCGGTTACAGGCCGCCGAGGCTGACATATTTGAGATGGAGGTATTCGTCGATGCCCTGGGTCGCGCCTTCGCGGCCGATGCCGCTGTCCTTGACGCCGCCGAACGGCGCGACTTCGGTCGTCACCAGTCCTTCGTTGACGCCGACCATGCCGCTCTCCAGCGCACGCGACAGGCGGAATACCCGCGACAGGTTCTGGCTGTAGAAATAGGCGGCAAGGCCGAACGGAGCGGCATTGGCCGCGTCCACCGCTTCCTGTTCGTGCCCGAAGCGGAACAAGGCGGCCACAGGGCCGAAGGTCTCCTCGTGCGCGATCAGCATATCGGCAGTGGCATCCGCGATGACGGTCGGTTCGAAGAAGGTGCCGCCGAGCGCGTGGCGCCGGCCGCCGGACAGAATCCGTCCACCCTTGGCCACCGCGTCGGCGATATGCGCCTCGACCTTTGCAACCGCCGCCTCATTGATCAGCGGCCCCTGCTGGACGTCGGCGCTGAAACCGTTGCCGACCTTGAGCGCGGCGACCCTTTCAGTCAGCCGGCGCGCGAATTCGTCGTAGACGCCGTCCTGCACATAGAAGCGATTAACGCAGATGCAGGTTTGCCCGCTGTTGCGGAACTTGGCGGCGACGGCGCCGTCCACCGCGCGGTCGATGTCGGCGTCGTCGAAGACGATAAAGGGCGCGTTGCCGCCCAACTCCAGCGACAACTTCTTCATCGTCGCGGCCGATTGCTGGTACAGCAGTTTGCCGATCCGGGTCGAACCGGTGAAGGTAAGCTTGCGCACCCGCGCATCGGCCACCAGTTCGCCGCCGATGGCCGCCGCGTCGCCGGTGACGACGTTGACCACCCCGGCCGGCACCCCGGCCGCCTCGGCCAGCACGCCCCACAGCAAACCGCAATACGGCGTCAGCTCCGACGGCTTGACGACGATGGTGCAGCCGGCTGCGAGCGCCGGAGCGACTTTGCGCGCCAGCATGGAGAACGGGAAATTCCAGGGCGAGATGGCGCCCACCACGCCGACCGGTTCGCGCGTCACCAGGATCTGCCGGCCCTGCCACGGCGACGGGATGATCTCACCGTTGATGCGGCGCGCCTGCT encodes:
- a CDS encoding porin, which produces MNKTAYACAFACFGSLSTHGAMAQSSVNIYGLLDSGVVYTTNANAAGDAIAKMPTLTGSMPSRVGFRGVEDLGGGLQAVFTLEAGLHVDNGLMGQGDRLFGRQASVGLRGAYGTLTLGRQVNMTSIAVAKSDVLGPNLFSLGSIDPYIPNARSDNAIGYLGNFGDFTAGATYSFGRDGSAAGGPPATNCPGEVAGDAKACRQATAMLGYDNDRLGATVSYDIMYGNTGAAAGLTTSDSNDRRITLNGYAMVGKLRLGSGIIARKRVAATRVNDLESNLYYLGGSYPLTPKFTLDAQLSRLAVKGSDSDSTLASLRLTYSLSKRTAVYCLLGRMNNSGRAAIPLDVGGTVGQGLNQSGVATGIRYAF
- a CDS encoding response regulator translates to MENTDHILIVDDDREIRELLAAYLEKNGMRATVAANGRQMRALLEQQNFDLLVLDLMLPGEDGLTLCRELRASKWRALPVLMLTARGEETDRIVGLEMGADDYLTKPFAVRELFARIRSVLRRARMLPPNMQVDEPGQFITFGEWRLDTVGRHLLDRAGTVVSLSGAEYRLLRVFLDHPRRVLTRDQLLNLTQGRDADSFDRSIDLLVSRLRQRLLDDAREPRYIKTLRSEGYVFSSEVDLGGAA
- a CDS encoding LysR family transcriptional regulator, whose amino-acid sequence is MKIETAPDLAFFVLLAKLGSMSATARELGVTPPAVTKRLSLMEQKLGVRLVNRTTRRISLTNEGETYLAQSTQILHQIREMEESISSGRAAPKGLLRVNATPGFGRTRIAPMVSRFAHAYPEVEVELHLTDRPISLVEEAYDLAIRFGELPDTRLTARKLMSNKRFLCASPAYLKKAGEPQTPAELHQHRCILHRQNDDVYGTWRLQKGKAVELVKVRGAVSSNDGDIVMNWALDGHGIVQRSEWDVAKYLESGRLKEIMKDYRLPDADLYLYYLSRSNLPAKVRAFIDFLVEEFSPA
- a CDS encoding ATP-binding protein — translated: MTRLHWPRTLFTRLTLILFIGLAAAHAMSYWLIVSERREATTGLMLGYLEQDVASSVALLDRLPASERSEWLPRLERRSYRFSLGPGDTGHAPDTELSKRAAASFVKSIGKQYPVTASAVPGHPNRVQAHVTLSDGTKLIIDMRPNGLPIPAWLPTVLLLQLALLAVVTWYGVRLATRPLAQLADAADRLGPDLNADPVAEDGPLEVARAARAFNAMQDRIGAHLNERTQILAAISHDLQTPITRMRMRADMMDDDIQREKMNRDLIEMEMLVRDGVAYARTLHGTSEAACRVDLDSLLGSLVGDYLDGGHPVKLEGQTGASVVTRPHALRRVLGNLIDNALKYAGSADLHVDSADGQLTIRVRDHGTGIPDDELDNVMQPFYRLEASRNRDTGGTGLGLAIARQLAQAIDATLTLRNHPKGGLEATLTGVKSDIQTRPLP
- a CDS encoding mandelate racemase/muconate lactonizing enzyme family protein, with protein sequence MRIVEIREKTVPISSPIRNAYIDFSKMTLSLVAVVTDVIRDGKPVIGYGFNSNGRYGQGKLMRERFIPRILEADPQSLIDDSGNNLDPHKIWNCMFTNEKPGGHGERSVAIGTIDMAVWDAVAKIEGKPLFQLLADRYGDGKADRNIFVYAAGGYYYPGQDHNKLKDEMRSYIDRGYTVVKKKIGGASLDEDLRRIDSVLSVLQDGQKLAVDANGRFDLDTAIQYAKALSQYDLFWYEEPGDPLDFELQATLRNYYKNPMATGEDLFSMQDARNLIRYGGMRADRDWLQFDCALSYGLVEYLRTLDMLREHGWSPKRCIPHGGHQMSLNIAAGLGLGGNESYPDLFQPYGGFPDGVKVENGHIMLPELPGIGFEGKADLYREMVKLAD